A genome region from Meriones unguiculatus strain TT.TT164.6M chromosome 2, Bangor_MerUng_6.1, whole genome shotgun sequence includes the following:
- the Rpl17 gene encoding large ribosomal subunit protein uL22, with product MVRYSLDPENPTKSCKSRGSNLRVHFKNTRETAQAIKGMHIRKATKYLKDVTLKKQCVPFRRYNGGVGRCAQAKQWGWTQGRWPKKSAEFLLHMLKNAESNAELKGLDVDSLVIEHIQVNKAPKMRRRTYRAHGRINPYMSSPCHIEMILTEKEQIVPKPEEEVAQKKKISQKKLKKQKLMARE from the exons ATGGTTCGCTACTCTCTTGATCCAGAAAATCCTACGAAAT CATGCAAATCAAGAGGTTCAAATCTTCGTGTTCACTTTAAG AACACCCGGGAAACTGCCCAGGCCATCAAGGGTATGCATATCCGAAAAGCCACCAAGTATCTGAAAGATGTCACTTTAAAGAAGCAGTGTGTGCCATTCCGGCGGTATAATGGTGGAGTCGGGAGGTGCGCCCAG GCCAAACAGTGGGGCTGGACTCAAGGTCGGTGGCCAAAAAAGAGTGCTGAATTTTTGCTGCATATGCTTAAAAATGCAGAGAGTAATGCTGAACTTAAG gGTTTAGATGTAGATTCTCTAGTCATTGAACATATCCAGGTGAACAAGGCCCCTAAGATGCGCCGTCGAACTTACAGAGCTCATGGCCGGATTAACCCATACATGAGCTCCCCCTGCCACATTGAGATGATCCTCACTGAGAAGGAACAAATTGTTCCAAAGCCAGAAGAGGAGGTTGCacagaagaaaaaa atatctcagaagaaactgaagaaacaaaaGCTGATGGCACGGGAATAA
- the C2H18orf32 gene encoding UPF0729 protein C18orf32 homolog → MVCIPCIVIPVLLWIFKKFLEPYLYPLFSPVVSRIWPKKAVRESNNKNMGKVDCKGAATNGLLTKGPAEVSDKKKD, encoded by the exons ATGGTGTGCATTCCTTGTATTGTCATTCCAGTTCTGCTCTGGATCTTCAAAAAATTCCTGGAGCCATACCTGTACCCTCTGTTTTCCCCTGTTGTCAGCCGTATATGGCCTAAAAAAGCTGTGCGCGAATCCAACAATAAAAATATGGGCAAAGTAGACTGCAAG ggTGCAGCTACAAATGGATTACTCACAAAAGGACCAGCAGAGGTCTCTGATAAAAAGAAAGACTAG